A section of the Heterodontus francisci isolate sHetFra1 chromosome 7, sHetFra1.hap1, whole genome shotgun sequence genome encodes:
- the LOC137372356 gene encoding zinc finger protein 774-like, translated as MEGESTDHSGEKPYMCCVCGRGFSRSSGLSKHKRSHAGEKPWKCGDCEKEFNYPSELETHRHRHTGERPFTCPVCGKGFSRSSTLLTHQQVHTGERPFTCPVCGKGFTQSSTLLTHRRVHTDATPFKCLDCGKCYKSSNKLMSHQRVHTDERPFRCSQCGTGFRRSDHLTVHQRVHTGERPFTCSMCGKGFTQSANLLTHQRVHTDERPFKCQDCGNCYKRFQELMSHQRVHTDEKPFRCSYCGTGFRRSSELTVHQRTHTGERPFTCSECGKGFIQSSHLLKHQRVHTDKKPF; from the coding sequence atggaaggagAAAGCACCGATCACAGTGGAGAGAAACCGtacatgtgttgtgtgtgtggacgaggcttcagccgatcatctggcctgtcgaaacaCAAGCGCAGTCACGCtggggagaaaccgtggaaatgtggagactgtgagaaggaattcaattacccatctgaactggaaactcatcgacacagacacactggggagaggccgttcacctgccccgtgtgtgggaagggattcagtcggtcatccaccctgctgacacaccagcaagttcacactggggagaggccgttcacctgccccgtgtgtgggaagggtttcactcagtcatccaccctgctgacacaccgGCGAGTTCACACTGACGCGACACCTTTTAAATGTCTAGACTGCGGGAAGTGCTATAAAAGTTCCAAtaaactgatgtcccatcaacgtgttcacactgacgagagaccgttcaggtgctctcagtgcgggactgggttcaggcgatcagaccacctcactgtacaccagcgagttcacactggggagaggccattcacatgttccatgtgtggaaagggattcactcagtcagccaatctgctgacacaccagcgagttcacactgatgagagaccattTAAATGCCAggactgtgggaattgctataaaagaTTCCaggaactgatgtcccatcaacgtgttcacactgatgagaaACCGTTCAGGTGCTCTtactgcgggactgggttcaggcgatCATCTGAACTCACCGTACACCAgcgtactcacactggggagaggccgttcacctgctcagagtgtgggaagggattcattcagtcatcccacctgctgaaacaccagcgagttcacactgacaaGAAACCTTTTTAA